In Thermoanaerobaculia bacterium, the genomic window GGGCCGTAGTACTTCATCGTGAAATGGTCGACGTCGATCATCGCGCTCCGGCTCGGAGAGCAACCCCAGTGCCACCCGCCGAGCGCGCGAAGTCTAACCGCTTTTTGGAGTTGAGCAAGCCCGGGCGGTCGCGGGCGCGCCGAATCGTCGCCGGTCGGCACGCCAGGGTGGCGCGCCGGAGGAACGCGCGAAATGCGATATCGTCCCCCCATGATCGATCGAAACGCGTTGAACGACCGCCTTTCCCGGGCGCGGCGCAAACTCGCGGAATCGGGCGCCGACGTCCTGTTCGTGACCCCGTCGACGAACCTCTTCTATCTCGCCGGACTCTCCTTCCACCGGAGCGAGCGGCTGACCGCCGTCCTCCTTCCGCGGGACGGAGAGCCGGTCCTGATCACGCCGGCATTCGAGGAAACGCACGCGCGAAGCATGACGGCGATCGATCGGGTCGTCACCTGGCAGGAGACGGAAGATCCGTTCCGGAAGGCGGCTTCGTTCCTCGGCGCAGCGAAGGGCGTCCTCTGCGTGGAACCTTCCACGGCGTACGACGACGTCGAGAAGCTCCTCTCCCACGCGCCCGGCTGGACGCCGCGCTCCGGCGCGGACGTCTTCGCGGCGCTGCGGATGGTCAAGTCCGCCGCGGAGCTCGACGCGATGCGCCGCGCGGTCGCGACGGGACTCGACCGGTTCCGGAAGGCGTTCTCGGCCCTCGCTCCGGGCGTTCGCGAAGCGGACGTGTCGGCCGCTTTCGGCGGCGAGAACGTCGTCCAGTTCGGCCCGTCGGCCGCCGTCCCCCACGGGGAAGCGAGCGCGCGGACTCTGTCGAAGAACGAAGCCGTGCTGATCGACGCCTGGGACAATCCGGAGGGTTACTACTACGACATCACGCGGTCGACCTTCTACGGCACGCCGACCGACGAATACCGCCGCGTCTGGGACGTCGTGTTCGAGGCGCAGGGCGCCGGGATCGCCGCCGCCCGTCCGGGCGTGCGCTGCTCCGACGTCGACGCCGCCGCTCGCGCCGTCATCGAGAAGGCGGGCTACGGGGAGTTCTTCACCCACCGCCTCGGGCACGGCCTCGGGATCGACGTCCACGAACCCCCGTACATGGTCGCGGGCAACGGCATCCTCCTCGAGCCGGGGATGACGTTCACGTCCGAGCCGGGGATCTATCTCCCCGGAAAGTTCGGCGTGCGGATCGAGGACGACGTCGTCGTCACCGGCACGGGCGCCGAGACGCTGTCGAAGAGGCCCGAGAAGCTCGAGCCGATCCCGGCGTAGCGAGAAGCCCGAGACCGTTGGAACCCCGCGCGGCGTGCGGGGCTACTCTTTTCGGTAGATTTCCGCGCCCGACTCGACGAACTCCTTCGCCTTCTCTTCCATCCCGATCTCGAGCGCCTTCTTCTCGTCGGCGCCGATCTTCGCGGCGTAGTCGCGCACGTCCTGCGTGATCTTCATCGAGCAGAAGTGCGGGCCGCACATCGAGCAGAAGTGCGCGAGCTTGGCCCCTTCGGCGGGGAGGGTCTCGTCGTGGAACCCGCGGGCGGTCTCCGGGTCGAGCGAGAGGTTGAACTGGTCCTCCCAGCGGAACTCGAAGCGCGCCTTGGACAGGGCGTCGTCGTGGAGGCGCGCGCCCGGATGCCCCTTCGCCAGGTCGGCCGCGTGCGCGGCGATCCGGTAGGCGATCACGCCGTCCTTCACGTCCTTCTTGTCGGGAAGTCCGAGGTGCTCCTTCGGTGTGACGTAGCAGAGCATCGCGGTCCCGAACCAGCCGATCATCGCGGCGCCGATCGCCGACGTGATGTGATCGTATCCGGGAGCGACGTCGGTCGTGAGCGGGCCGAGCGTGTAGAAGGGCGCCTC contains:
- a CDS encoding Xaa-Pro peptidase family protein; amino-acid sequence: MIDRNALNDRLSRARRKLAESGADVLFVTPSTNLFYLAGLSFHRSERLTAVLLPRDGEPVLITPAFEETHARSMTAIDRVVTWQETEDPFRKAASFLGAAKGVLCVEPSTAYDDVEKLLSHAPGWTPRSGADVFAALRMVKSAAELDAMRRAVATGLDRFRKAFSALAPGVREADVSAAFGGENVVQFGPSAAVPHGEASARTLSKNEAVLIDAWDNPEGYYYDITRSTFYGTPTDEYRRVWDVVFEAQGAGIAAARPGVRCSDVDAAARAVIEKAGYGEFFTHRLGHGLGIDVHEPPYMVAGNGILLEPGMTFTSEPGIYLPGKFGVRIEDDVVVTGTGAETLSKRPEKLEPIPA